In Nocardia higoensis, one genomic interval encodes:
- a CDS encoding amidohydrolase family protein, translating to MFDAHVHIIDPRFPLTENEGYLPEPYTIADYRKRMARFDVQGGAVVSASFQGTDQAYLEAALAELGENWVGVTRLDLDASDDEIVELDRVGVRALRFNLKRAATDITGMTVQALRAHELAGWHVEVYVDGQMLASLQPVITKLPALSVDHLGMSEEGLPYLLDLVDRGARVKATGFGRVSMNVADTLRRIHAVNPEALMFGSDLPGTRAGRPFRDSDVDLLCDVVGADMHAVLEDNARAFYRLPARQRPEFEDPDPTLPLPATEAMGPIRHESPRDPADTIPFGAIER from the coding sequence GTGTTCGACGCACATGTCCACATCATCGATCCGCGGTTCCCGCTGACCGAGAACGAGGGCTATCTGCCCGAGCCGTACACCATCGCCGACTATCGAAAGCGGATGGCGCGCTTCGACGTCCAGGGCGGAGCCGTGGTCAGCGCTTCGTTCCAGGGCACCGATCAGGCCTACCTCGAGGCGGCGCTGGCCGAGCTGGGCGAGAACTGGGTGGGCGTGACGCGCCTGGACCTCGACGCGAGTGACGACGAGATCGTCGAACTCGACCGCGTCGGCGTGCGCGCGCTGCGCTTCAACCTCAAGCGGGCCGCCACCGACATCACCGGCATGACCGTCCAGGCGCTGCGCGCCCACGAACTGGCGGGCTGGCACGTCGAGGTCTATGTGGACGGGCAGATGCTCGCCTCGCTGCAACCGGTGATCACCAAGCTGCCCGCGCTCTCGGTCGACCATCTCGGCATGTCCGAGGAGGGTCTGCCCTACCTGCTCGACCTCGTCGACCGGGGCGCGCGGGTGAAGGCGACAGGTTTCGGCCGGGTGTCGATGAACGTGGCCGACACGCTGCGCCGCATCCACGCGGTCAATCCCGAGGCGCTCATGTTCGGCAGCGACCTGCCCGGCACCAGGGCGGGCCGCCCGTTCCGCGACTCGGACGTGGACCTGCTCTGCGATGTCGTCGGCGCGGACATGCACGCGGTGCTCGAGGACAACGCACGCGCGTTCTACCGTCTGCCCGCCAGGCAGCGTCCCGAGTTCGAGGACCCCGATCCGACCCTGCCGCTGCCCGCGACCGAGGCGATGGGGCCGATCCGGCACGAATCCCCGCGGGATCCGGCCGACACCATCCCGTTCGGCGCGATCGAGCGCTGA
- a CDS encoding LysE family translocator — protein sequence MVTWTQIVTFAGLAFVMVALPGPSVLFTIGRALTVGRRAALYTVVGNAAGVYAQIIAVAFGLGAVVMASATVFTAIKLAGALYLVHLGVQAIRHRAELARAFETTTAAPTIATSTVLRDGFVVGITNPKTIVFLVALLPQFVDSARGTATGQMLVLGICIPAFGLVCDTVWALAADSARTWFARTPRRLAAVGGTGGLVMIGLGASLALTGRKD from the coding sequence ATGGTGACGTGGACGCAGATCGTGACCTTCGCAGGACTGGCGTTCGTGATGGTGGCGCTGCCGGGGCCGAGTGTGCTGTTCACGATCGGCCGGGCGCTCACGGTCGGAAGGCGGGCCGCGCTGTACACGGTGGTGGGTAACGCCGCGGGGGTGTACGCGCAGATCATCGCCGTCGCGTTCGGGCTGGGGGCGGTGGTGATGGCTTCGGCGACGGTTTTCACCGCGATCAAGCTGGCCGGCGCGCTGTACCTGGTCCATCTCGGGGTGCAGGCCATCCGGCATCGCGCCGAGCTGGCCCGAGCCTTCGAGACGACCACGGCAGCGCCCACCATCGCCACGTCGACAGTGCTGCGCGACGGGTTCGTCGTCGGCATCACCAATCCGAAGACCATCGTCTTCCTGGTCGCCCTGCTCCCGCAGTTCGTCGACTCCGCCCGCGGCACGGCGACCGGTCAGATGCTGGTACTGGGGATCTGTATCCCGGCGTTCGGACTGGTCTGCGACACGGTGTGGGCGCTGGCCGCCGATTCCGCACGGACCTGGTTCGCTCGCACACCTCGCCGCCTGGCCGCCGTGGGCGGAACGGGCGGGCTGGTCATGATCGGCCTCGGCGCTTCTCTCGCGCTGACCGGCCGCAAGGACTGA
- a CDS encoding DUF456 domain-containing protein encodes MSVWGEIVVGLVILLGLVGIVVPVLPGVLAIFGAILVWAIMTGGTTAWTVFAVATVLLVISGVIKYLWPGRNMKEAGVPNRALFLGAALALVGFFVIPVVGLFVGFVLGVYLSELERLNDSNQAWTFTVHALKGVGLSILIELAGALLATGVWVIGAIAA; translated from the coding sequence GTGAGTGTGTGGGGCGAAATCGTTGTCGGCCTGGTGATCCTGCTGGGATTGGTGGGCATCGTCGTGCCGGTGCTGCCGGGTGTGCTCGCGATCTTCGGCGCGATCCTGGTCTGGGCGATCATGACCGGCGGGACCACGGCGTGGACGGTGTTCGCTGTCGCCACGGTGCTGCTGGTGATCTCCGGGGTGATCAAGTACCTGTGGCCCGGCCGCAATATGAAGGAAGCCGGAGTGCCCAACCGGGCCCTGTTCCTCGGCGCGGCCCTGGCCCTCGTCGGTTTCTTCGTGATACCGGTGGTCGGGTTGTTCGTGGGCTTCGTCCTCGGCGTCTACCTCAGCGAACTGGAACGGTTGAACGACAGCAACCAGGCGTGGACCTTCACCGTGCACGCCCTGAAAGGCGTGGGCCTGTCGATCCTGATCGAACTCGCGGGCGCCCTGCTGGCCACCGGCGTATGGGTGATCGGCGCGATCGCGGCTTGA
- a CDS encoding CaiB/BaiF CoA transferase family protein, whose protein sequence is MSTSSTATRQGPLAGIRVVELAGIGPGPHAALLLADLGADVVRVQRPGQFPGLMERPQWRGRTIVEANLKDPADIEKVLRLIEKADVLIEGFRPGVTERMGLGPEETLARNPRLVYGRMTGWGQHGPLADRAGHDINYISLTGVLNAIGRKGERPVPPLNMVGDFGGGSMFLVFGILAALVERQSSGKGQVIDAAMVDGALALSHMIWGMRGVGLWSDERGTNLLDTGMAFYDTYETADGKYMAVGAIEPQFYAELLKGLELDPADLPAQIDPNAQEDLRKLFTEKFKTKTRDEWAEIFAGTDACTTPVLTLSEATENEHIVARTGLVEIDGVVQHAPAPRFSRTPAAVPTPPPNEGTPIDTVWAD, encoded by the coding sequence GTGAGCACTTCATCCACCGCCACCAGGCAGGGCCCGCTGGCGGGCATCCGCGTTGTCGAGCTGGCAGGTATCGGTCCCGGCCCGCACGCGGCGCTGCTGCTGGCCGACCTGGGCGCCGACGTGGTGCGCGTCCAGCGGCCCGGCCAGTTCCCCGGCCTGATGGAGCGCCCGCAATGGCGCGGCCGCACGATCGTCGAGGCCAACCTCAAGGATCCCGCCGACATCGAGAAGGTGCTGCGCCTGATCGAGAAGGCCGACGTGCTGATCGAGGGCTTCCGTCCCGGGGTCACCGAGCGCATGGGCCTGGGTCCCGAGGAGACCCTGGCCCGCAACCCGCGCCTGGTGTACGGCCGCATGACCGGCTGGGGCCAGCACGGCCCGCTGGCCGACCGGGCAGGCCACGACATCAACTACATCTCGCTGACCGGCGTGCTGAACGCCATCGGCCGCAAGGGTGAGCGGCCGGTGCCGCCGCTGAACATGGTCGGCGACTTCGGTGGCGGCTCGATGTTCCTGGTGTTCGGCATCCTCGCCGCGCTGGTGGAACGCCAGAGCTCGGGCAAGGGTCAGGTCATCGACGCCGCGATGGTGGACGGTGCGCTGGCGCTCTCGCACATGATCTGGGGCATGCGCGGCGTGGGCCTGTGGTCCGACGAGCGCGGCACCAACCTGCTCGACACCGGCATGGCCTTCTACGACACCTACGAGACCGCCGACGGCAAGTACATGGCCGTGGGCGCGATCGAGCCGCAGTTCTACGCCGAACTGCTGAAGGGCCTCGAGCTGGACCCGGCGGATCTGCCCGCCCAGATCGACCCGAATGCCCAGGAAGATCTGCGCAAGCTTTTCACCGAGAAGTTCAAGACCAAGACCCGCGACGAGTGGGCCGAGATCTTCGCGGGCACCGACGCCTGCACCACCCCGGTGCTCACGCTGAGCGAGGCCACCGAGAACGAGCACATCGTCGCGCGCACCGGCCTGGTGGAGATCGACGGCGTCGTCCAGCACGCGCCCGCCCCGCGCTTCTCGCGCACCCCGGCGGCCGTGCCGACCCCGCCCCCGAACGAGGGCACCCCGATCGACACCGTCTGGGCGGACTGA
- a CDS encoding PLP-dependent aminotransferase family protein: MATRVIGAAGLARDLGNWRTVGAEETTHRGRPAYLALAEGIRLLIHDGRAPLGVALPSERDLAATLGVSRTTITSTYALLREHGYLISRQGSRSTVALPPSVPSDGTKASRGILATIMQPELTTVDLTYAAMTAPEGIENAYSDALQRLPTYLGTHGMDPVGMLALREAVARRYTARGLPTDPDQILITLGAQHGLRLLLNVLAAPAARVLIEHPTYPNAIEAIRDVGARPVPVPLLPENPSAGWDLDGIRSAARQTAATLAYLVPDFNNPTGMMLDGEGRAELAAIARETRMTIIVDESMVDLGLDPHTETMPPPVAVFGKGSEIVTIGSASKSFWGGLRVGWIRTGTSLITKLLGSRSTVDLGTPVMDQLATVHLLEHADDALALRRDQLRAQRGALLDALAEELPDWKVQPGAGGMSVWAQLPAPVSTALAATAPNHGVLLAAGPRFGVQGAFERFVRLPYTHRESELRLAVKSMASAYAALTPRAAQPLDPLNLSVR; encoded by the coding sequence ATGGCGACTCGAGTGATCGGTGCGGCCGGGCTGGCACGCGACCTGGGCAACTGGCGCACGGTGGGCGCGGAGGAGACCACGCACCGCGGCAGGCCCGCGTACCTGGCGCTGGCCGAGGGCATCCGGCTGCTCATCCACGACGGTCGCGCACCGCTCGGTGTCGCGCTGCCCAGCGAACGCGATCTGGCCGCCACCCTCGGCGTCAGCCGCACCACCATCACCTCAACCTACGCCCTGCTGCGCGAGCACGGCTACCTGATCAGCAGGCAGGGGTCGCGTTCGACCGTGGCGCTGCCGCCCAGCGTGCCGAGCGACGGCACCAAGGCCTCGCGTGGCATTCTCGCCACGATCATGCAACCGGAGCTGACCACCGTCGATCTCACCTATGCCGCCATGACCGCGCCGGAGGGCATCGAGAACGCGTATTCCGATGCTCTGCAACGTCTTCCGACCTACCTGGGCACGCACGGCATGGATCCGGTCGGCATGCTCGCCCTCCGTGAGGCCGTCGCCCGCCGCTACACCGCCCGCGGCCTGCCCACCGATCCCGACCAGATCCTGATCACCCTCGGCGCCCAGCACGGCTTGCGCCTGCTGCTCAACGTGCTCGCCGCGCCCGCGGCCCGGGTGCTCATCGAACACCCCACCTACCCGAACGCCATCGAGGCCATCCGCGATGTCGGTGCCCGCCCTGTCCCGGTGCCGCTGCTGCCCGAGAATCCCTCCGCCGGTTGGGATCTCGACGGCATTCGCAGTGCCGCCCGGCAGACCGCGGCCACCCTGGCCTACCTGGTGCCCGATTTCAACAACCCCACCGGCATGATGCTCGACGGCGAGGGGCGCGCCGAACTGGCCGCCATCGCCCGCGAGACCCGCATGACGATCATCGTCGACGAATCCATGGTCGATCTCGGCCTCGACCCGCACACCGAGACCATGCCGCCCCCGGTGGCCGTGTTCGGCAAGGGCAGCGAGATCGTCACCATCGGCTCGGCGTCGAAGTCGTTCTGGGGCGGCCTGCGGGTGGGCTGGATCCGCACCGGTACGTCGTTGATCACCAAGCTGCTCGGCAGCCGATCCACTGTCGACCTCGGCACCCCCGTGATGGACCAGCTCGCCACCGTCCACCTGCTCGAACACGCCGACGATGCCCTCGCCCTCCGCCGTGACCAGTTGCGCGCCCAGCGCGGTGCCCTGCTCGACGCCCTCGCCGAGGAACTGCCGGACTGGAAGGTGCAGCCGGGTGCGGGCGGCATGTCGGTCTGGGCGCAACTGCCCGCCCCGGTCTCCACCGCGCTGGCCGCCACCGCGCCCAATCACGGTGTATTGCTGGCCGCCGGGCCGCGCTTCGGTGTCCAGGGCGCCTTCGAGCGCTTCGTGCGCCTGCCCTACACCCACCGCGAGTCGGAACTGCGCCTGGCCGTCAAGTCGATGGCCTCGGCCTACGCCGCGCTCACCCCGCGCGCCGCGCAACCGCTCGACCCGTTGAACCTCTCCGTGCGCTGA
- a CDS encoding methylated-DNA--[protein]-cysteine S-methyltransferase, with translation MSTPARRIDRALSGAASPDPTRADIALFDTAIGICAISWRADAVVGFRLPEADPDAARERLRRAGATQSEPTENIRAAIEGVRAHLTGELDDLRWIRLDLTGLPGFHRTVYEITRAIDPGHTLSYGQVAERAGLPGAAQAVGQALGRNPIALIVPCHRVLAADHALHGFSAPGGIGTKARLLEIERTPGFGEPTLF, from the coding sequence ATGAGCACCCCCGCCCGTCGGATCGATCGCGCGCTGTCCGGGGCCGCGTCGCCGGATCCCACGCGCGCCGACATCGCGCTGTTCGACACAGCGATCGGCATCTGCGCCATCAGCTGGCGTGCCGATGCCGTGGTCGGGTTCCGGTTGCCGGAGGCCGACCCGGACGCCGCGCGGGAACGGCTGCGGCGAGCGGGCGCCACGCAGTCCGAGCCGACCGAGAACATCCGCGCGGCGATCGAGGGCGTCCGCGCCCACCTCACGGGTGAACTGGACGATCTGCGCTGGATCCGGCTCGACCTGACCGGCCTACCGGGCTTCCACCGCACGGTGTACGAGATCACCCGGGCCATCGACCCCGGCCACACACTCAGCTACGGGCAGGTCGCCGAACGCGCCGGGCTGCCGGGAGCGGCGCAGGCGGTCGGGCAGGCGCTGGGCCGCAACCCGATCGCACTGATCGTCCCGTGCCACCGGGTGCTCGCCGCCGACCACGCGCTGCACGGATTCTCCGCACCCGGTGGGATCGGCACGAAGGCCCGATTGCTCGAGATCGAGCGCACCCCGGGGTTCGGCGAACCGACACTGTTCTGA
- a CDS encoding PaaI family thioesterase: protein MQIHFDDIDAAEIDRRIALYGPLTQAVRELADATIRTEVDEDTIREVEATVRAATARLRAQQIDGSFGARFTSDGTMLPWGNAAVGVRNPIAPPMVVERDGTGLHRAELTLGAAYEGPPGLVHGGISALLLDQILGEAAAHGGQPSFTGTLTLRYRKPTPLGKIRVEARVDRVEGAKTFVVGSLSTDKGVTVEADAIFIQPSWVRNRAG, encoded by the coding sequence GTGCAGATCCACTTCGACGACATCGACGCCGCCGAAATCGACCGTCGTATCGCACTGTACGGTCCACTCACCCAGGCGGTCCGTGAGCTCGCGGACGCGACCATCCGCACCGAGGTCGACGAGGACACCATTCGCGAGGTCGAGGCGACCGTCCGCGCGGCGACCGCCAGGCTGCGCGCGCAACAGATCGACGGCTCCTTCGGGGCCCGATTCACCTCCGACGGGACCATGCTGCCGTGGGGCAATGCGGCGGTGGGTGTCCGCAATCCGATCGCGCCGCCGATGGTGGTCGAACGAGACGGCACCGGCCTGCACCGGGCCGAACTCACCTTGGGCGCCGCCTACGAGGGGCCGCCCGGACTGGTGCACGGCGGGATCTCGGCCCTGCTGCTCGACCAGATCCTCGGCGAGGCAGCGGCGCACGGCGGACAGCCCTCGTTCACCGGCACCCTCACGTTGAGATACCGGAAGCCGACGCCCCTGGGGAAGATCCGCGTCGAGGCGCGCGTCGACCGAGTCGAGGGGGCGAAGACGTTCGTCGTCGGTTCCCTGTCGACCGACAAGGGGGTCACGGTCGAAGCGGATGCGATCTTCATCCAGCCCTCCTGGGTCCGCAACCGGGCCGGATGA
- a CDS encoding fused (3R)-hydroxyacyl-ACP dehydratase subunits HadA/HadB — MGAHSQSLVGHHYRLDDYYEVGREKIREYARAVQDYHPAHWQEAAASELGYTGLVVSPTFFSIPAMLANRRLFESVVTGYDVYVQTDQVFEWYAPVVAGDRLTSDVELSSVRRIAGKDLLTVTNTFTDQSGCVVQAMHTTVVGITADEVDPGIGEAMKSVLMHGLDVAAPATTVDEGADRSPAANGTLSTRIAAPRTPHTAVRFDDVAVGDTLPPRTVALTRGDLVNYAGVSGDANPIHWNERIAKLAGLPDVIAHGMLTMACGAGFVTDWLGDPGALAKYTVRLSNYTVVEANAVGTVEYTGRIKSVDPESKTAVVLITAKSAGRKIFGLATAEVRLS, encoded by the coding sequence GTGGGTGCGCATTCGCAGTCGCTGGTGGGACACCACTACCGGCTCGACGACTACTACGAGGTCGGGCGGGAGAAGATCCGTGAATACGCCCGCGCCGTGCAGGACTACCATCCCGCGCACTGGCAGGAAGCCGCCGCGAGCGAGCTCGGCTACACCGGCTTGGTCGTCTCGCCCACCTTCTTCTCCATTCCGGCGATGCTGGCCAACCGCAGGCTGTTCGAGTCCGTCGTCACCGGCTACGACGTGTACGTGCAGACCGATCAGGTCTTCGAGTGGTACGCCCCGGTCGTCGCGGGCGATCGTCTGACCAGCGATGTCGAGCTGTCCTCGGTGCGGCGGATCGCGGGCAAGGATCTGCTGACGGTCACCAACACCTTCACCGACCAGTCCGGCTGTGTGGTGCAGGCCATGCACACCACCGTCGTCGGCATCACCGCCGACGAGGTCGATCCCGGCATCGGCGAGGCCATGAAGAGCGTTCTGATGCACGGGCTCGACGTGGCCGCCCCGGCCACCACCGTCGACGAGGGCGCCGATCGGTCGCCTGCCGCGAACGGCACCCTCTCGACCAGGATCGCCGCACCCCGCACCCCGCACACCGCGGTGCGCTTCGACGACGTGGCGGTCGGTGACACGCTCCCGCCCCGCACCGTGGCCCTGACCCGCGGCGACCTGGTCAACTACGCCGGTGTGTCCGGCGACGCGAACCCGATCCACTGGAACGAGCGCATCGCGAAGCTGGCGGGCCTGCCCGATGTCATCGCGCACGGCATGCTCACCATGGCCTGCGGCGCGGGCTTCGTCACCGACTGGCTCGGCGACCCGGGCGCGCTGGCCAAGTACACGGTCCGGCTGTCGAACTACACCGTGGTCGAGGCGAATGCCGTCGGGACCGTCGAATACACCGGCCGCATCAAGTCGGTCGATCCCGAATCCAAGACCGCCGTCGTGCTCATCACCGCGAAATCGGCGGGGCGCAAGATCTTCGGCCTCGCCACCGCCGAGGTCCGACTCTCCTGA
- a CDS encoding alpha/beta fold hydrolase, whose product METVTSADGTTIAFDRIGAQSAGAESAGAESAGDGAGRGTVILVGGALEDRRSPKLTELARLLAERHGITVIVYDRRGRGDSGATPGVYQAGDEIDDLAALVTAAGEPVTLFGWSAGAVLALRAAASGRVPGVTRVVAFEPPFVVDRSGHVPPADLGTRLEQLIAEGKSGRAAAFYLRKVMGVPPTMVTAMRLTPYWRSMKALAASTAHDWAVIGPYTRGEALRPADWSGLTVPTLVLSGADSAANIKTAADATAKALPLAHHRELPHLGHDQNAELIAAPVAEWAAGDGAL is encoded by the coding sequence ATGGAGACGGTGACCTCGGCGGACGGCACCACGATCGCGTTCGACCGGATCGGCGCGCAGAGTGCCGGCGCGGAGAGTGCGGGCGCGGAGAGTGCGGGCGACGGGGCGGGCAGGGGCACCGTGATCCTCGTCGGCGGCGCGCTCGAGGACAGGCGTTCTCCCAAGCTCACCGAGCTGGCCCGGCTGCTGGCCGAGCGGCACGGCATCACGGTGATCGTCTACGACCGGCGTGGACGCGGCGACAGCGGTGCTACCCCGGGTGTCTACCAGGCGGGCGACGAGATCGACGATCTGGCGGCCCTGGTGACGGCCGCGGGCGAGCCGGTGACGTTGTTCGGCTGGTCCGCCGGAGCGGTGCTCGCCCTGCGCGCGGCGGCCTCGGGCCGGGTTCCCGGCGTCACGCGGGTGGTCGCGTTCGAACCGCCGTTCGTCGTCGACCGCTCCGGCCACGTTCCGCCCGCCGATCTCGGAACCCGCCTCGAGCAGTTGATCGCCGAAGGCAAGTCCGGCCGCGCCGCCGCCTTCTACCTGCGCAAGGTCATGGGGGTACCACCGACGATGGTGACCGCCATGCGCCTGACCCCCTACTGGCGCTCCATGAAAGCGCTCGCCGCCTCCACCGCCCACGACTGGGCCGTGATCGGGCCCTACACCCGCGGCGAGGCCCTGCGCCCGGCCGACTGGTCCGGTCTGACGGTCCCGACCCTGGTCCTGTCCGGCGCCGACAGCGCCGCGAACATCAAAACCGCCGCCGACGCGACCGCGAAGGCGCTACCGCTCGCCCATCACCGCGAACTGCCCCACCTCGGGCACGACCAGAACGCCGAACTCATCGCCGCTCCCGTCGCCGAATGGGCCGCCGGGGACGGCGCGCTCTGA
- a CDS encoding class I SAM-dependent methyltransferase, which translates to MSAYWNHNTAFHPELVAAVPGPAARVLDIGCGDGLLLHRLSARAGSVVGIDPDEAAVISARSRLAKTPRAEVVHGDFLDTAFDGPPFDLITCVAALHHMPLAPALERMRELLGTGGTLHIVGLSENKTIADHLTAAAMSVPVMVVSRIRRESAYPGMVIAEPKESIDEIRSTASAILPGHRLRRRFHFRYTLTWRKPSVPS; encoded by the coding sequence ATGTCCGCGTACTGGAATCACAACACGGCCTTCCATCCCGAACTGGTCGCCGCCGTCCCCGGCCCGGCCGCACGAGTTCTCGACATCGGCTGCGGGGACGGGCTTCTCCTCCACAGACTCTCGGCGAGAGCGGGTTCCGTCGTCGGGATCGATCCGGACGAGGCGGCCGTCATCTCCGCACGGTCGCGGCTGGCGAAGACACCTCGCGCCGAGGTTGTCCACGGCGACTTCCTCGACACCGCATTCGACGGACCGCCCTTCGACCTCATCACCTGCGTGGCGGCCCTGCACCACATGCCGCTCGCCCCCGCCCTGGAACGCATGAGGGAACTACTGGGCACGGGGGGCACGCTCCACATCGTCGGGTTGTCCGAGAACAAGACGATCGCCGACCATCTCACCGCGGCCGCGATGAGCGTCCCGGTGATGGTCGTCAGCAGAATCCGCCGCGAGTCGGCCTACCCCGGCATGGTGATCGCGGAGCCGAAGGAGTCGATCGACGAGATCCGAAGCACCGCCTCGGCGATTCTCCCCGGCCACCGACTCCGCCGCCGGTTCCACTTCCGCTACACGCTGACCTGGCGCAAACCCTCCGTGCCCTCGTGA